A window from Sphingobacterium hotanense encodes these proteins:
- a CDS encoding L-histidine N(alpha)-methyltransferase, with amino-acid sequence MSNIRDTISASNIYKETLAGLRSFPKHLNAKYFYDKRGDELFQQIMVMPEYYPFDCELEIFQQHSPRIAKLCGAEDQPLDIIELGAGDGQKTRYLLRAIHETSPASRYHPVDFSENILAQLKSRIAEYLPAMEVRPLSGDNLETLPQISRAAGFRKLVLFLGGNIGNMESSEIKHFCTALRQSLRAGDLALIGFDLRKDPETILRAYNDSSGLTAAFNKNLLLRLNRELQTNFDIDRFKHYQTYDPITGACKSYLISLANQTIALLEEQIVFKEFEPIYMEISQKFTVEQLEELSSACGFKMVAEFTDHRHWFLDVLWEVQ; translated from the coding sequence CTAGCAGGCTTACGAAGCTTCCCGAAACACTTGAACGCTAAATATTTTTATGATAAGCGGGGCGACGAACTATTTCAGCAGATCATGGTGATGCCCGAATATTACCCTTTCGACTGTGAATTAGAAATCTTTCAGCAACATAGCCCGAGAATCGCGAAATTATGTGGAGCCGAGGATCAGCCGTTGGACATTATCGAACTGGGGGCCGGGGATGGGCAGAAAACGCGGTATCTCCTTCGTGCTATCCATGAGACTTCGCCTGCTTCACGCTATCACCCGGTCGATTTCTCCGAAAACATTCTCGCGCAGCTTAAAAGCCGGATAGCGGAGTATTTACCTGCCATGGAAGTGCGGCCTTTGTCAGGGGATAATCTGGAGACCCTCCCGCAGATTAGCCGAGCTGCCGGTTTTCGAAAGCTCGTACTTTTCCTTGGCGGAAATATCGGTAACATGGAATCTTCGGAGATCAAACATTTCTGCACTGCGCTCCGGCAGTCCTTACGTGCGGGCGACCTCGCACTGATTGGCTTCGATTTGAGGAAAGACCCAGAGACTATACTCCGTGCCTATAACGATTCCAGCGGATTAACAGCGGCTTTCAATAAAAATTTGCTGCTGCGGCTCAACCGGGAGTTGCAGACGAATTTTGACATCGATCGGTTCAAACATTATCAAACTTATGATCCTATTACAGGCGCTTGCAAGAGTTATCTGATCAGCCTAGCGAATCAAACCATAGCACTTCTGGAAGAACAAATTGTTTTTAAAGAATTTGAACCTATTTATATGGAGATCTCGCAAAAGTTTACGGTAGAGCAGCTTGAGGAACTGAGCAGTGCGTGTGGATTTAAGATGGTAGCGGAGTTTACCGACCACCGTCATTGGTTCTTAGATGTTTTATGGGAAGTACAATAA